CACTTGCTGATATCAAATCCCATATGTTCCTCCTTAAAAACCTATTATGAAACCTATTGTCTCCCCCGGCAGACGCATGAATGCTCGTCTCCGTCTCCTCCACAGAGATTATCGGGCTCAGCCTGCGAAAGTTGCGTTGTTTTTATGCGCGAATCTCAGCGAGGGATCGGGGTAGGTATTTTCAGCGATAATTTACTATTTATTTCCAATAATTTACGAAGATACGCCAGGACGGCCGCCTGCACGAGAATTGATCACAAAAATCAGAAAAAAATGGATTTTGATGAGTGACTCGAGTCACCGCTGAGTCTGGAAGGCGCTCTTTTTTCACTATTGATATTAAAAACGGATCTAATCTCAGGGGAGTTCGACGATCACGGCAGTGGCGCCGCCGCCGCCATTGCAAAGGGTCGCCAGCCCCCTTTTGAGCCCTTTGTGTTTCATGGCATATATTAGGGTTGTGAGGATGCGGGCGCCTGAGGCGCCGATGGGATGGCCCAGGGCAGCGGCACCGCCATGGATATTGACCTTCTTTGGATCGATCGAGAACTCCTTAATCGCTGCCATGGTCACCGCTGAGAAGGCTTCGTTAATTTCAAATATATCTATATTTTCAATGGTTAGTTTTGCTTTTGCAAGTACTGCTTTAATAGCGCCGACAGGGGCTGTGGTGAACCAGACCGGGTCATGGGCAAAACTCGCGTGCGCCAAAACCCTGGCCATGGGCCCAAGCCCCGCCTTCTTTGCCCGATCCTCTGACATGAGCACGAGGGCTGCCGCACCGTCGGATATGGAGCTCGAATTGGCTGCGGTGATGGTGCCCTGGTCCTTGAAACAGGGTTTCAGCCTCTTCATCTTCTCGAAGTCTGCCCTGCCAGGCTCCTCGTCAGTGTCAAAGGATACGGTCCCGCCCTTTTTCTCAGGCACCGGCACCGCTACTATCTCATCCCTGAAGGCGCCCGATTTGATCGCCTCTTGGGCCTTTTTGTAGCTTGCGATCGCGAACTCGTCCTGCGCCTCCCTGGTGAAGCCGTATTTCTCTGCGCAAAGCTCAGCGCAGCTGCCCATGTGCTGGTTGGAATGGATGTCCCAGAGCCCGTCGAAGACCATGCCGTCCACTGCCTTCGAGTCGCCCAGCCGCATGCCGCTGCGCGCCTCAGGGAGGAGATACGGGGCGCGGGTCATGGACTCCATGCCGCCCGCCACGATGATATCGTTGTCGCCGGAGCGTATGAGCTGGTCCGCGAGCATGACCGCGCGCAGACCTGAGCCGCAAACGCGGTTTATGGTGATGGCCTCCACGGAGTTCGGGATGCCTGCGGCGAGCGAGGCCTGCCTCGCCGGGTTCTGCCCCTGGCCCGCGGGCAGCACACAGCCCATGATGACCTCTTCCACGTCGCCGGCTGCGATGCCGGCGCGAACGATCGCCTCGCGGATCGCGATCGCCCCCAGGTCAGAGGCCTTCACCTTCGACAGCCCGCCCTGGAACGATGCTATCGGCGTGCGCGCTGCGGATATTATGACTGATGTGCTCATGAGCATGTCTCCGGTTATATCATTCCTTGGGATCATACGGATATTTCTTCGCGAGCTCCTCAAAGGTCTTGCGCTCCTCGGAGCTCATGCCCTTGGGCGGCACGATCTTCACGATGACGTACTCGTCCCCCTTGCCCTTCTCGCCCAGCTTCGGCGCGCCCTTCCCCTTGAGCCTGAATTTCTGGCCCCCCTCGGTGCCCGAAGGCACCTTCATGTTCGCGTGCCCGTCCAGCGTCGGGACCTCCACCTGCGCGCCGAGCACTGCATCGTATATGGTGATGGGGACCTCTGTGTAGATGTCCGCGTCCTCGCGCCAGAAATCAGGGTGCGGATTGACGTGGATGCGCAGAAAGAGATCGCCGGAGCGGCCGCCGCCGAACCCAGGCTGCCCCTTTCCCGCGATGCGGACCTTTGAGCCGTTGTCCACGCCGGCCGGGACCTTGACCGTGATCTTCTCGACCTTGTCCCCCCTGCGGATGGAGATCTTCCGCTCCGTGCCGGCGATCGACTCCTCGAAATCCACGTCCACGTCCGCGTAGGTGTCCTGTCCGTTGACCGGCGCCTCGGGACCCGCAGCCCTTCCCCACTCCGGCCTGGGCGCCTTGCGCCGAACTCCGCCCATGTTGAAGAGCTCGCTGAAGAGATCCCCCAGGTCGCCCATGTCGGCCTGTCTGAAGTCAAAACCCTGTGGACCGCCACCTGCCTGCTGCCAGTTGAAGCCGCCGGGACCCGCACCGCCAAAGCCACCCTGGCTGAACATGTCGTATTTCTTGCGCTGCTCAGGATCGGAGAGCACGTTGTAGGCCTCGGAGATGTCCTTGAACTTCTCCTCAGCCGCTTTTTCGCCCTTGTTGACGTCCGGATGATACTGCTTTGCGAGCCTTCGGTAGGACTTCTTGATCTCCTCTGCAGAGGCGCCGCGGGGCACGCCCAGGACCTGATAGTAGTCTTTCATGGCGCCGGATATTCAGGCTGCAAGGCCATGAAGTCAATCGCTTTTACAGTGATCTTGAGAGGGGGCAGAGTCCGTCCGGATGATTGGCGGCAAGCCTTTCCATATCATATATTAAGGAGCTGCGCTCAGATGAGGGGGCGGGCATGCGTCCGGTGTCCATGCGCAAGGCGTCGCACGGACACGCCTCCACACAGGCGCCGCAGAAAATGCAGGCCTGCATGTCGATCTCGAACGACCGCGGGCCCTTCTTCCCCTCCTCTACCTTTATGCAGCGCACAGGGCAAACGACTGAGCAGAGCTTGCACGCAGTGCAGCGTACACTCCCGTCGGCGCGCAACATGAGCCTGGGCTCGCCGAGGTTTACATGCGGTGTTTTGGAAGGGGACTTCAATGTAAGCTCACTCCGCCCGGCTTCTCCATTATCAAAAGCTCAATCGAGCGGCGCTCTCCGTGATTCTCGGTGACGCCGTGCCAGTGCCCCACCACAGGCTCGCCATACTGCCAGGAGAGCAGTATCTCCTGGCCGGAGAACCACGAGTGGAAACCGACGAGCCCCATGTCCACGTCGCAGAGCACGACGCCGATGTCCGCGATCTCGTCGAGGATGTCCATGTACTCCAGCGAGAGATCCTTGAGCCTTGCGCCGATTGACGGCAGGGCCGAGCAGATATGATCGAAGCGGCCCTCCATCGCGTCCTCGATATCTATGCGGACACCGCTCGCCTCCGCGGCCCTGCAGAGGGTGTTGACCTGCATCTGTATGCGGCCGAGCTCTGCGAAGAGGCGTTCGAGCTGCGGGATGAGCCCGTTGGCCTCTCTCAGATCAAAGTATGTCCTCAGCTCGTGCATTCCGACTCAGCCCTTTCCCTTTGCGAGCGTGATCTCTTTCTGCGCCTGGTATTTGCCCTTCTTGTCCGCGTAAGAGACCTCGCACACCTCGTCCGCGCCTAGGAATATCACCTGACCTATCCCCTCGTTCGCGTAGATGCGCGCGGGCAGCGGAGTCGCGTTGGAGATCGCGATCGTGGCGAAGCCCTCCCACTCCGGCTCGAACGGGGTCACGTGTATGTGGACCCCGCAGCGCGCGTACGTCGACTTGCCGTAGGTGACGGTGATCACGTCGCGCGGTATCCTGAAGTACTCGACCGTGCGCGCCAGCACGTAGCTCGCGGGCGGTATCTCGCAGACCGCGCCCTTGAAGTCGCGGAAGTGCAGATGCGCGAAGTCCTTGGGGTCCACCACGCCGGAGGAAGGAGGCTCGAAGATCTTGAACTCGTCGGCTATGCGAAAATCATAGCCATAGGAAGCGAGGCCGAAGGATATCCCCTCGCGCACCTGTTTCTCCTCGAAGGGTTCGATCATCCCGCGCTCTTTCGCCATCCTCCATATCCATCTGTCCGACTTGACCGACATCGTGCCTCCG
Above is a genomic segment from bacterium containing:
- a CDS encoding 4Fe-4S binding protein, whose protein sequence is MLRADGSVRCTACKLCSVVCPVRCIKVEEGKKGPRSFEIDMQACIFCGACVEACPCDALRMDTGRMPAPSSERSSLIYDMERLAANHPDGLCPLSRSL
- a CDS encoding DUF2203 domain-containing protein, which translates into the protein MHELRTYFDLREANGLIPQLERLFAELGRIQMQVNTLCRAAEASGVRIDIEDAMEGRFDHICSALPSIGARLKDLSLEYMDILDEIADIGVVLCDVDMGLVGFHSWFSGQEILLSWQYGEPVVGHWHGVTENHGERRSIELLIMEKPGGVSLH
- a CDS encoding thiolase family protein, with product MLMSTSVIISAARTPIASFQGGLSKVKASDLGAIAIREAIVRAGIAAGDVEEVIMGCVLPAGQGQNPARQASLAAGIPNSVEAITINRVCGSGLRAVMLADQLIRSGDNDIIVAGGMESMTRAPYLLPEARSGMRLGDSKAVDGMVFDGLWDIHSNQHMGSCAELCAEKYGFTREAQDEFAIASYKKAQEAIKSGAFRDEIVAVPVPEKKGGTVSFDTDEEPGRADFEKMKRLKPCFKDQGTITAANSSSISDGAAALVLMSEDRAKKAGLGPMARVLAHASFAHDPVWFTTAPVGAIKAVLAKAKLTIENIDIFEINEAFSAVTMAAIKEFSIDPKKVNIHGGAAALGHPIGASGARILTTLIYAMKHKGLKRGLATLCNGGGGATAVIVELP
- the dcd gene encoding dCTP deaminase, whose protein sequence is MSVKSDRWIWRMAKERGMIEPFEEKQVREGISFGLASYGYDFRIADEFKIFEPPSSGVVDPKDFAHLHFRDFKGAVCEIPPASYVLARTVEYFRIPRDVITVTYGKSTYARCGVHIHVTPFEPEWEGFATIAISNATPLPARIYANEGIGQVIFLGADEVCEVSYADKKGKYQAQKEITLAKGKG
- a CDS encoding DnaJ C-terminal domain-containing protein, with the protein product MKDYYQVLGVPRGASAEEIKKSYRRLAKQYHPDVNKGEKAAEEKFKDISEAYNVLSDPEQRKKYDMFSQGGFGGAGPGGFNWQQAGGGPQGFDFRQADMGDLGDLFSELFNMGGVRRKAPRPEWGRAAGPEAPVNGQDTYADVDVDFEESIAGTERKISIRRGDKVEKITVKVPAGVDNGSKVRIAGKGQPGFGGGRSGDLFLRIHVNPHPDFWREDADIYTEVPITIYDAVLGAQVEVPTLDGHANMKVPSGTEGGQKFRLKGKGAPKLGEKGKGDEYVIVKIVPPKGMSSEERKTFEELAKKYPYDPKE